The DNA segment GTTATTACGAAAAAGCATAAGACAGTAAATTATACACAGCGGCAAAATCAAAGTATAGTATAAAGAAATTGCAATCCTATCTACATAAGCTTCAATACGCGATCAAATGCAACACGCAGCATCACCGAACCAACCTGGAAGGGAGGTGAGAACCTCAGGCTCTGTTCGGTCAGTTACAGATGTACCCGATAGATCTACACGGTTTCGGGCAATAAAAGGAGTGGACACAATAATGAAATCATCCCGATATTATACTTTATTGCTGACAGGCGCTTTGCTCATCGGCACAATGACGCAAACCGCAAATGCAGCATCTGCGATATCTCCCGGCAATGTAGCTAACAAGGGCGGGGGCGGCGGAATCACTACACAGGATACGTCGGACACAAGATTTGACTATTTTACGGTAACCAAGAAGGATGGAGCATTTGTAGCAGCAAAATACAATTCATCCGGTGACAGCTATGTCGGCTTGAACGTCAAACAAGACGGTCAAATGGTGGTATCGATTGAAAAATACAATTTCTCCACCAAAAAGTGGGACCCGCTGCAAGTGAAACTGCTTAACGGCTCCGCTCGCGTGTATTACCGCGTTCCGACTGACAGAATCTACATTCCGCCAACCCCATACCGCGTCGTTCTGTCTACCACTGGTACAGCCGATGTCGAGATGGAAACGACCTATACATGGGAAAGTGACAGCAATCCTAACGAATGATCATGAGCGATACCAGTAAGCGAATAACCAGTAAGTGCAGTCATTTCGTATCCGCTTATACACATGCAGGATTGCATAGATTATGAAGAATCGATGGGAATGTGTATTGTTGCAAATGAAACTAGGGTATGGTCATCTCACTAGCCAGTATCGCCAAAAAAGAGCCTTCCTCATAGCGGAAGGCTCTTTTCGATAGACAGAATTAAAATGGTCCCCACTTAATCAGCACACCTACAATAATCGAAGCAAGCCCGATTAAGAACCATGTCAGTGCCAGTGGCCACATGAATTTCAGCCAACGTATATACGGAATCCCTGTTGCTGCGAGAATCGCCATCAGTACACCAGAGGTTGGGTTCAGGCAGTTTACGACGCCTTCGCCCATCATAACCGCCTGTACGGTTACCTGACGGGTCACGCCCAGCAGGTCGGACAGCGGCGCTAGAATCGGAATCAGTACGACCGATTCGCCGGAGCCGGAGGAGATGAGGAAATGCAGCAGGGCGCTCACCAGATACATACCTACCGACACGAAGATCGGTCCATGCCCTTGCAGCAGATTGGCGAGTCCATTGACAATCGTATCTAGAATATTACCGTCGTCAAGAATGATCGAGATACAGCGTGCCATCCCGCAGATCAGTGCGCCGTAGACGAGCTTTTGACAGCCGCCGATAAATGTTTTGGCGATGCCATTGCCGCCCATGCCGCCGATTAGCCCAGCAATAATGGCGATCAGGATAAAGGTTCCTGCCATCTCTTTATCGCCCCAACCCAGCTTGAATGTCCCAACCAAGAAGCCAGCGAGACAAAGTGCAGTGACAAGGATGATCAGCTTTTGTTTGCCTGTCCAGACCACGTTCTCGCTATCCTCGTTATCGCTCACCAGCGCCTTACTCGGAAACCAGTCGTTGCCGAGCAGACTGCCTTTGCTGCTTTTCAAGCGGCGCGAATACCATGCCAGATACACGATGGTCGCTGCCACAAAGCAGATATAGATCACGGTGCGCAGCCCGATACCGGAGAATAGCGGCAATTCGGCGATTGTTTGCGAAATGCCCAGCGGTGATGGGGAGAGTAGGGTAGAGTTGAAGCCTGCATATGTACCGAGATAGATCACTGCCGCGCCTAGCATCGCATCCCATTTCAGCGCACGGGCGACGATGATACCGAGCGGGATAAAGCCGATTACCGAATTGACGACAATGCCTGTCGTGCCGAGTATGGAGAAGATAGCGGCGACGATGAGGATAAATAGAAACTGCCGCTCACGGAATTTGTTGACGATGCTATGTACCATACCCGTAATCGCACCCGTTTGTTCTAGTACGGCAATTGCGCCGCCAGTGAACAGGATCAGGAAAATGATCGGTCCAGCATTCGCCATGCCTTCGGCGATGGCAGAGAAGAAGCCAACAAACGTAACTGGCGAACGCTCAACCGTATGGTAGCTGCCCGGTACAGTAGTGGTAATCTCATTGTTCGTAACACGGTCAAATTCACCGGAAGGTACAAAGTACGTGGCAATCGCACAGACGAGCGCAACCAGAAACAGAAGTACATACGCATCTGGCATTTTCAGCCGATTCTTTTTCGGTGCTGGTGATACGGGTGGTGCCGTATCCAAGTGACGGGGAGTATCCATGAGCATTTCCTCCTTTGGGAATAAAGGTTTATATTCGGTGAAACGCGAACATACAGGAAGGAATGAACTGCAACCTGATCATGCCTATTGTGGTGCAGATCATGTAACTGACAGTAGATGTACTTTGCTTGGCAATACGGATGATGACACCTTGTACGTTTGGTAAAGTCATGTAAAGTCATTTGCACATATCCTGACTTTTCTTCGTATCGTTCAGGTGTTATGCTATATCATAATAAAGGATTTCCTTCATTTCAATCATTTTTTGAATTAAAAACTTTAATCGAGGTGATAAATGCTGACATCGTATCAGGATCGTATCGCTGAACAATATGCGTCATTAACAAAAGGCATGAAAAAAGTAGCCGATGCGCTGCTGAATGATCCGACTATTTTTGCCGCTCAGTCTGCCAAAAAGGTAGGCGAAGCGCTAGGTGTGAGCGAGACGATGGTCGTTCGGCTCAGTTACTCGCTTGGTTACCAAGGCTACAGTGAGCTGCAACAGGATGTGCGGCAAGCGGTATACAACATCTATACCGATGTGCATGATCTGCAAGCTACGGGGCAGGCTCAAGATGAACAGCTGCCATACTACCGACAGGCGATGCGACTGGATCAGGTGAATATTGATAAAGTGTCCAAGTCGTTGTCTGATCAGCAACTCAATCTGGCGATTGATCGGTTGGATGGCGCAGATCAGGTGCTGGTGACGGGGCTGAATTTTGGCTTTTCGATGGCGCATTGGCTGTCCTTTTCACTGAATTCGATCAAGGGAAATTGTCGGCTGTATCGCCCGGAGGAGCATATCCATCTGAATTATTTGAACGAGCAGAGTGTGGTGGTCGTGTTTTCGTTCTACCGCTATCTGATGGAGCCGCTATGGATTGCGGAGGAAGCGAAGAAGAAGGGGATTTACGTGATTGCTTTTACCGATTACAAGGCAGCGCCGGTCATTCCGCATGCTGATCTGGTATTCACGCTGGATCTGCCTTCGCGCTCGATTATTCAGATGTCGCCGGTGATCTTCTCGCTGCTGAATGTGATCATTATGGAGATTGCGAATCGAAATGAGGGCAATGTGAAGCAGATTGAGGAGCAGCATATCAATAAATTTTATATTCCGTAAGCTGTCTTGCGGGGCTTGGCATGATTCTCTGAAGAATACAAATACAATATGAATACCAATATGGAAAGGAATGATTTTGGATGACGGTCGCGGCGGATACACAGCTATGTGCAACATTGACGGAGGTATTTGAACATCTTCACGCTCATCCTGAGCTGAGTATGAAGGAATGGGAAACGACGGCATACATCAAGCAATGGCTGGAACAACTGGGCTGCCGGGTGACGGTGTTTGACGATTGCCCTGGTGTG comes from the Paenibacillus sp. JQZ6Y-1 genome and includes:
- a CDS encoding MurR/RpiR family transcriptional regulator, translating into MLTSYQDRIAEQYASLTKGMKKVADALLNDPTIFAAQSAKKVGEALGVSETMVVRLSYSLGYQGYSELQQDVRQAVYNIYTDVHDLQATGQAQDEQLPYYRQAMRLDQVNIDKVSKSLSDQQLNLAIDRLDGADQVLVTGLNFGFSMAHWLSFSLNSIKGNCRLYRPEEHIHLNYLNEQSVVVVFSFYRYLMEPLWIAEEAKKKGIYVIAFTDYKAAPVIPHADLVFTLDLPSRSIIQMSPVIFSLLNVIIMEIANRNEGNVKQIEEQHINKFYIP
- a CDS encoding YfcC family protein, which gives rise to MDTPRHLDTAPPVSPAPKKNRLKMPDAYVLLFLVALVCAIATYFVPSGEFDRVTNNEITTTVPGSYHTVERSPVTFVGFFSAIAEGMANAGPIIFLILFTGGAIAVLEQTGAITGMVHSIVNKFRERQFLFILIVAAIFSILGTTGIVVNSVIGFIPLGIIVARALKWDAMLGAAVIYLGTYAGFNSTLLSPSPLGISQTIAELPLFSGIGLRTVIYICFVAATIVYLAWYSRRLKSSKGSLLGNDWFPSKALVSDNEDSENVVWTGKQKLIILVTALCLAGFLVGTFKLGWGDKEMAGTFILIAIIAGLIGGMGGNGIAKTFIGGCQKLVYGALICGMARCISIILDDGNILDTIVNGLANLLQGHGPIFVSVGMYLVSALLHFLISSGSGESVVLIPILAPLSDLLGVTRQVTVQAVMMGEGVVNCLNPTSGVLMAILAATGIPYIRWLKFMWPLALTWFLIGLASIIVGVLIKWGPF